One region of Cyanobium sp. M30B3 genomic DNA includes:
- a CDS encoding LL-diaminopimelate aminotransferase, whose protein sequence is MAQVNGNYLKLKAGYLFPEIARRVKAFSEANPEAQVIRLGIGDVTEPLPEACRAAMKAAIDDMGTREGFHGYGPEQGYLWLREAIATHDFQARGCQISAEEIFVSDGSKCDSANILDILGPDNRIAVTDPVYPVYVDSNVMAGRTGDADDAGQYGGLTYLPINAENGFTAQIPSEKVDLIYLCFPNNPTGAVASREQLQAWVDYARANGALILFDAAYEAFIQDPALPHSIYEIEGARECAIEFRSFSKNAGFTGTRCALTVVPRGLMGSAANGEQVELWGLWNRRQCTKFNGVSYIVQRGAEAVYSPEGQAQVKGLVAFYMENAAIIRRDLSAAGLAVYGGEQAPYVWIRTPDGLDSWGFFDLLLKRANVVGTPGSGFGAAGEGYFRLSAFNSREKVIEAMGRIKAALEA, encoded by the coding sequence ATGGCCCAGGTGAACGGCAACTATCTCAAGCTCAAGGCGGGCTATCTCTTCCCCGAGATCGCCCGGCGGGTGAAGGCCTTCAGCGAGGCCAACCCCGAGGCACAGGTGATCCGCCTGGGCATCGGCGACGTGACCGAGCCGCTGCCCGAGGCCTGCCGCGCCGCCATGAAGGCCGCCATCGACGACATGGGCACCCGCGAGGGCTTCCATGGCTATGGCCCCGAGCAGGGCTACCTGTGGCTGCGCGAGGCGATCGCGACGCACGACTTCCAGGCCCGCGGCTGCCAGATCTCCGCTGAGGAGATCTTCGTGTCGGATGGCAGCAAGTGCGACAGCGCCAACATCCTCGACATCCTGGGGCCGGACAACCGCATCGCCGTGACCGACCCGGTGTATCCGGTGTATGTGGACAGCAACGTGATGGCGGGCCGCACCGGCGACGCCGATGACGCCGGCCAGTACGGCGGCCTCACCTACCTGCCGATCAATGCCGAGAACGGCTTCACCGCCCAGATCCCCTCGGAGAAGGTGGATCTGATCTACCTCTGCTTCCCCAACAACCCCACCGGCGCCGTGGCCAGCAGGGAGCAGCTCCAGGCCTGGGTGGATTACGCCCGCGCCAACGGCGCCCTGATCCTGTTTGATGCCGCCTACGAGGCCTTCATCCAGGACCCGGCGCTGCCCCACTCGATCTATGAGATCGAGGGGGCGCGCGAGTGCGCGATCGAGTTCCGCTCCTTCTCCAAGAACGCTGGCTTCACCGGCACCCGCTGCGCCCTCACCGTGGTGCCCCGCGGCCTGATGGGCAGCGCCGCCAACGGCGAGCAGGTGGAGCTCTGGGGGCTGTGGAACCGGCGCCAGTGCACCAAGTTCAACGGCGTGAGCTACATCGTGCAGCGCGGCGCCGAGGCGGTGTACTCGCCCGAAGGCCAGGCCCAGGTGAAGGGCCTGGTCGCCTTCTACATGGAGAACGCCGCCATCATCCGCCGCGACCTGAGCGCCGCCGGGTTGGCGGTGTACGGCGGGGAGCAGGCCCCCTACGTGTGGATCAGGACGCCGGACGGCCTGGATTCCTGGGGCTTCTTCGACCTGCTGCTCAAGCGCGCCAACGTGGTGGGCACCCCCGGCAGTGGCTTCGGCGCCGCCGGCGAAGGCTATTTCCGCCTTTCAGCCTTCAACAGCCGCGAGAAGGTCATCGAGGCGATGGGCCGAATCAAGGCTGCCCTGGAGGCCTGA
- the clpS gene encoding ATP-dependent Clp protease adapter ClpS yields the protein MSVVASSSATRATATPSRSPGGATVLDKAPERVRQPQRRYKVLLHNDPVNTMEYVVTTLRQVVPSLSEQDAMAVMLEAHNTGVGLVIVCDIEPAEFYCESLKAKGLTSTIEPEE from the coding sequence ATGTCTGTTGTTGCCAGCTCCAGCGCGACCCGCGCCACAGCCACCCCAAGCCGTTCCCCCGGCGGCGCCACCGTGCTGGACAAAGCCCCGGAGCGGGTGCGCCAACCCCAGCGGCGCTACAAGGTGCTGCTCCACAACGATCCGGTGAACACCATGGAATACGTGGTGACCACCCTGCGCCAGGTGGTGCCGAGCCTGAGTGAGCAGGATGCGATGGCGGTGATGCTGGAGGCCCACAACACCGGCGTGGGCCTGGTGATCGTGTGTGACATCGAGCCGGCCGAGTTCTACTGCGAGAGCCTCAAGGCCAAGGGGCTCACCAGCACGATCGAGCCCGAGGAGTGA
- a CDS encoding CPBP family intramembrane metalloprotease: MSPRPRGTLLYVPLLYGAGWLLSRPLALLAPGWRPDQLDLAGAGIALVLLLFSLPLRLRRVWGEAKPWHRLGLATGSLGDRARGFLQGVLVAGTLLTAVAGVLLLGGLAQWRGALSAALLANGLALLLGVGFAEELLFRGWLWGELELLLPRRPALLLQALLFALVHPWHRLAPLPGLALLGGLTLLGLALALLRRRQNGNLWGSIGLHGGLVGGWFLIQKGLLNLQALAPSWLVGPGEGDVNPIGGLLGWLGLGLLLLALQWRQRTAVASARRPSTGACSASSRGASP; the protein is encoded by the coding sequence GTGAGCCCACGGCCGCGGGGCACCCTGCTGTACGTGCCCCTCCTCTACGGGGCGGGCTGGCTGCTCTCGCGGCCCCTGGCCCTGCTGGCTCCCGGCTGGCGGCCCGATCAGCTGGATCTGGCCGGAGCGGGGATCGCGCTGGTTCTGCTGCTGTTCAGCCTGCCGCTGCGGCTGCGGCGGGTGTGGGGAGAGGCCAAGCCCTGGCATCGGCTCGGGCTGGCGACGGGCAGCCTTGGGGATCGGGCGCGCGGCTTCCTCCAGGGTGTGCTGGTGGCAGGCACTCTGCTGACAGCAGTGGCCGGCGTGTTGCTGCTGGGCGGCCTGGCCCAGTGGCGCGGTGCCCTCAGCGCGGCCCTGCTGGCCAACGGGCTGGCGCTGCTGCTGGGGGTGGGCTTTGCCGAGGAGCTGCTGTTCCGGGGCTGGCTGTGGGGGGAGCTGGAGCTGCTGTTGCCTCGGCGGCCGGCGCTGCTGCTGCAGGCGCTGCTGTTCGCACTGGTGCATCCCTGGCACCGGCTGGCACCGCTCCCAGGACTGGCCCTGCTGGGCGGCCTCACCCTGCTGGGGCTGGCCCTGGCCCTGCTGCGGCGCCGGCAGAACGGCAATCTCTGGGGGTCGATCGGCCTCCATGGCGGCCTGGTTGGCGGCTGGTTCCTGATCCAGAAGGGACTGCTGAACCTTCAGGCCCTGGCCCCCAGCTGGCTGGTGGGCCCGGGCGAGGGGGATGTGAACCCGATCGGCGGCCTGCTGGGCTGGCTGGGGCTGGGGCTGCTGCTGCTGGCCCTGCAGTGGCGTCAGCGCACCGCCGTGGCCAGCGCCCGGCGCCCCTCCACCGGCGCGTGCAGCGCCTCCTCGAGGGGCGCCAGTCCGTAG
- a CDS encoding B12-binding domain-containing radical SAM protein: protein MAVDHRVLLVRLPCNPIFPIGPIYLADHLHKQFPALPQRILDLAAVPVLDVERVLAQVVEAFRPTLLVFSWRDIQIYAPVDGRSGNPLQHSFEVFYSRNPLKRLRGAFGGLGLMASFYGELWRNLSLVKQGVKRARCFHPEARAVIGGGAVSVFYEQLGRRLPRGTVVSVGEGEPLLEKLIRGESLAGERCYLAGETPRPGLIHEQPAGMEKTACNYDYIASIWPQLDWYLEAGDFYVGVQTKRGCPHNCCYCVYTVVEGKAVRVNPVEEVIAEMGQLYERGVRGFWFTDAQFIPARRYIEDAKALLRAIQAEGWTDIRWAAYIRADNLDAELAELMVATGMEYFEIGITSGSQELVRKMRMGYNLRTVLESCRMLARAGFSEHVSVNYSFNVIDERPETIRQTVAYHRELERIFGADKVEPAIFFIGLQPHTHLEQYGFEQGLLQPGYNPMSMMPWTARKMLWNPEPMGSTFGRICLEAFDTNPGDFGRTVMALLERDYGLAPLEEALHAPVEGRRALATAVR from the coding sequence ATGGCGGTGGACCACCGGGTGCTGCTGGTGCGGTTGCCCTGCAACCCGATCTTCCCGATCGGGCCCATCTACCTTGCCGATCATCTGCACAAGCAGTTCCCGGCCCTGCCCCAGCGCATTCTCGACCTGGCCGCCGTGCCGGTGCTCGATGTGGAGCGGGTGCTGGCCCAGGTGGTGGAGGCCTTCCGCCCCACCTTGCTGGTGTTCTCCTGGCGCGACATCCAGATCTACGCGCCGGTGGACGGCCGCAGCGGCAACCCGCTGCAGCACTCGTTCGAGGTGTTCTATTCCCGCAATCCGCTCAAGCGCCTGCGCGGTGCCTTCGGCGGGCTCGGGCTGATGGCGTCGTTCTACGGCGAGCTCTGGCGCAATCTGAGCCTGGTGAAGCAGGGCGTGAAGCGAGCCCGGTGCTTCCATCCCGAGGCCCGCGCCGTGATCGGCGGCGGCGCCGTGAGCGTGTTCTACGAGCAGCTGGGCCGCAGATTGCCCCGCGGCACGGTGGTGTCGGTGGGGGAGGGGGAACCGCTGCTGGAGAAGCTGATCCGCGGCGAGTCGCTGGCGGGTGAGCGCTGCTATCTGGCCGGCGAGACGCCCCGGCCCGGCCTGATCCACGAGCAGCCGGCGGGCATGGAGAAAACCGCCTGCAACTACGACTACATCGCCTCGATCTGGCCCCAGCTCGACTGGTATCTGGAGGCGGGCGACTTCTACGTGGGGGTGCAGACCAAGCGCGGCTGCCCCCACAACTGTTGCTATTGCGTGTACACGGTGGTGGAGGGCAAGGCCGTGCGCGTGAACCCGGTGGAGGAGGTGATCGCCGAGATGGGCCAGCTCTACGAGCGCGGCGTGCGTGGCTTCTGGTTCACCGATGCCCAGTTCATCCCGGCCCGCCGCTACATCGAGGACGCCAAGGCCCTGCTGCGGGCCATCCAGGCCGAGGGCTGGACCGACATCCGCTGGGCGGCCTACATCCGCGCCGACAACTTGGACGCCGAGCTGGCCGAGTTGATGGTGGCCACAGGTATGGAGTATTTCGAGATCGGCATCACATCCGGCTCCCAGGAGCTCGTGCGCAAGATGCGCATGGGCTACAACCTGCGCACGGTTCTGGAGAGCTGCCGCATGCTGGCCCGCGCCGGCTTCAGCGAGCACGTGTCGGTGAACTACTCGTTCAACGTGATCGACGAGCGGCCGGAAACCATCCGCCAGACCGTGGCCTATCACCGTGAGCTGGAGCGTATCTTCGGGGCCGACAAGGTGGAGCCGGCGATCTTCTTCATCGGCCTCCAGCCCCACACTCACCTGGAGCAATATGGCTTCGAGCAGGGCCTGCTCCAGCCCGGCTACAACCCGATGAGCATGATGCCCTGGACGGCCCGCAAGATGCTCTGGAACCCCGAGCCGATGGGCAGCACCTTCGGCCGGATCTGCCTGGAGGCCTTCGACACCAACCCAGGCGATTTCGGCCGCACCGTGATGGCCCTGCTGGAGCGCGACTACGGACTGGCGCCCCTCGAGGAGGCGCTGCACGCGCCGGTGGAGGGGCGCCGGGCGCTGGCCACGGCGGTGCGCTGA
- the cofG gene encoding 7,8-didemethyl-8-hydroxy-5-deazariboflavin synthase subunit CofG, giving the protein MSVSVPALRSRVVTWSPSLTLVPARACFNACGYCGFRRPLAESGVDGPAAPALLGDPEALARMRARPEAREVLLLSGEVPPDSPARGPWFARLLALSRLALAQGCLPHTNAGPLSRSEMAALGRLNPSMGLMLEGLGPAVERWHRQAPSKRLELRLGQLEQAGRLGIPFTTGLLLGLGETPAQRRDALELIALLQHTWGHIQEVILQPYRPDGAAAQPLGRAAQQELLATISEARAILPPEVHLQLPPNLWPLDTLPEALEAGIDDLGGIDGQDVINPAYPQPLPLLLQRRLAEAGWTLRPRLCVHGAWIPRLPRPLARRVWQAAQTLADAC; this is encoded by the coding sequence ATGTCCGTTTCTGTGCCGGCGTTGCGATCCCGGGTCGTCACCTGGAGTCCCAGCCTCACCCTGGTGCCTGCCCGCGCCTGCTTCAACGCCTGTGGCTACTGCGGTTTTCGCAGGCCGCTGGCGGAAAGCGGAGTGGATGGCCCCGCTGCGCCCGCCCTGCTGGGCGACCCGGAAGCCCTGGCCCGGATGCGGGCCCGGCCTGAGGCCCGCGAGGTGCTGTTGCTCAGCGGCGAGGTGCCGCCGGATTCGCCGGCCCGTGGCCCCTGGTTTGCCCGGCTGCTCGCCCTCAGCCGCCTCGCCCTGGCCCAGGGTTGCCTGCCCCACACCAATGCCGGGCCGCTCAGCCGGAGCGAGATGGCGGCCCTGGGGCGCCTCAACCCCTCGATGGGGCTGATGCTGGAGGGCCTGGGCCCGGCCGTGGAGCGCTGGCACCGCCAGGCACCCAGCAAGCGGCTGGAGCTGCGCCTCGGCCAGTTGGAGCAGGCCGGACGCCTGGGCATTCCCTTCACCACCGGCCTGTTGCTGGGGCTGGGGGAAACGCCGGCGCAGCGCCGCGACGCCCTGGAGCTGATCGCCCTGCTGCAGCACACCTGGGGGCACATACAGGAAGTGATCCTGCAGCCGTACCGCCCGGATGGTGCGGCCGCCCAACCCCTCGGCCGGGCCGCGCAGCAGGAGCTGCTGGCCACGATCAGCGAGGCGCGGGCGATCCTGCCGCCGGAGGTGCACCTGCAGCTGCCCCCCAACCTCTGGCCCCTCGACACCCTGCCCGAGGCCCTGGAGGCCGGTATCGACGACCTGGGCGGCATCGATGGGCAGGACGTGATCAACCCCGCCTACCCCCAGCCGTTGCCTCTGCTGCTGCAACGGCGGCTGGCCGAGGCCGGCTGGACGCTGCGGCCCCGCCTCTGCGTCCATGGCGCCTGGATTCCCCGCTTGCCGCGCCCGCTGGCCCGGAGGGTGTGGCAAGCGGCCCAGACGCTGGCAGATGCTTGTTAG
- the psbA gene encoding photosystem II q(b) protein yields MTTTLQQRSGANSWQQFCEWITSTNNRLYVGWFGVLMIPTLLAATICFVVAFIAAPPVDIDGIREPVAGSLLYGNNIISGAVVPSSNAIGLHFYPIWEAASLDEWLYNGGPFQLVIFHFLIGIYAYMGREWELSYRLGMRPWICVAYSAPVAAASAVFLVYPFGQGSFSDAMPLGISGTFNYMLVFQAEHNILMHPFHMLGVAGVFGGSLFSAMHGSLVTSSLVRETTESESQNYGYKFGQEEETYNIVAAHGYFGRLIFQYASFNNSRSLHFFLAAWPVIGIWFTALGVSTMAFNLNGFNFNQSILDSQGRVLNTWADVLNRAGLGMEVMHERNAHNFPLDLAAAEATPVALTAPAIG; encoded by the coding sequence ATGACCACCACTCTCCAGCAGCGCTCCGGCGCTAACAGCTGGCAGCAGTTCTGTGAGTGGATCACCTCCACCAACAACCGCCTCTATGTGGGCTGGTTCGGTGTGCTGATGATCCCCACCCTCCTGGCTGCCACCATCTGTTTCGTTGTGGCGTTCATCGCCGCTCCCCCCGTCGACATCGACGGCATCCGTGAGCCCGTGGCCGGCTCCCTGCTCTACGGCAACAACATCATTTCCGGTGCTGTTGTGCCCTCTAGCAACGCCATCGGCCTGCACTTCTACCCCATCTGGGAAGCCGCCAGCCTCGACGAGTGGCTGTACAACGGCGGTCCCTTCCAGCTGGTGATCTTCCACTTCCTGATTGGCATCTACGCCTACATGGGTCGTGAGTGGGAACTCTCCTACCGCCTCGGCATGCGCCCCTGGATCTGCGTCGCCTACAGCGCCCCTGTAGCCGCTGCCAGCGCCGTGTTCCTGGTATATCCCTTCGGTCAGGGTTCCTTCTCGGATGCCATGCCCCTGGGTATCAGCGGCACCTTCAACTACATGTTGGTGTTCCAGGCTGAGCACAACATCCTGATGCACCCTTTCCACATGCTGGGCGTGGCCGGTGTGTTCGGCGGCAGCCTGTTCTCCGCCATGCACGGCTCGCTGGTGACCAGCAGCCTGGTGCGTGAGACCACCGAGAGCGAGAGCCAGAACTACGGCTACAAGTTCGGCCAAGAGGAAGAGACCTACAACATCGTGGCTGCTCACGGTTACTTCGGTCGCCTGATCTTCCAATACGCCAGCTTCAACAACAGCCGCAGCCTTCACTTCTTCCTGGCTGCCTGGCCTGTGATTGGCATCTGGTTCACCGCCCTGGGCGTGAGCACGATGGCGTTCAACCTGAACGGCTTCAACTTCAACCAGTCGATCCTGGATTCCCAGGGTCGGGTGCTGAACACCTGGGCCGACGTGCTGAACCGCGCTGGTCTGGGTATGGAAGTGATGCACGAGCGCAACGCTCACAACTTCCCCCTCGACCTGGCTGCTGCAGAAGCCACCCCCGTGGCTCTGACCGCCCCTGCTATCGGCTGA
- the aroC gene encoding chorismate synthase → MGSSFGQLFRISTFGESHGGGVGVIVEGCPPRLALDLAAIQAELDRRKPGQSRITTPRKEDDRVEILSGLLDGVTLGTPIAMVVRNKDQRPQDYREMEVAFRPSHADATYQAKYGIQARSGGGRASARETIGRVAAGAIAKQLLARAHDTEVLAWVQRIHTIEAAVDPAAVSLEAIESNIVRCPDAASAERMIERIEAIGREGDSCGGLITCVVRRPPVGLGMPVFDKLEADLAKAVMSLPATKGFEIGSGFGGTLLKGSEHNDAFLPTVDGSLHTATNNSGGIQGGISNGEDIVIRVAFKPTATIRKEQATINAAGEATTLAAKGRHDPCVLPRAVPMVEAMVALVLADHLLRQQGQCSLW, encoded by the coding sequence ATGGGCAGCAGCTTCGGCCAGCTCTTTCGCATCAGCACCTTCGGCGAATCCCACGGCGGCGGCGTGGGCGTGATCGTGGAGGGCTGTCCGCCACGGCTTGCGCTCGATCTCGCAGCGATTCAGGCCGAACTGGATCGGCGCAAGCCCGGCCAGAGCAGGATCACCACCCCCCGCAAGGAAGACGACCGGGTGGAGATCCTCAGCGGTCTGCTGGATGGGGTGACCCTCGGCACGCCGATCGCCATGGTGGTGCGCAACAAGGACCAGCGACCCCAGGATTACAGGGAGATGGAGGTGGCCTTCCGCCCCTCCCACGCCGATGCCACCTACCAGGCGAAATACGGCATCCAGGCCCGTAGCGGCGGTGGTCGGGCCTCCGCCCGGGAAACGATCGGCCGCGTTGCCGCCGGTGCCATCGCCAAACAGCTGCTGGCCAGGGCCCACGACACCGAGGTGCTGGCCTGGGTGCAGCGCATTCACACGATCGAGGCCGCCGTGGATCCAGCGGCGGTGAGCCTGGAGGCGATCGAGAGCAACATCGTGCGCTGCCCCGATGCCGCCAGCGCCGAGCGCATGATCGAGCGGATCGAGGCGATCGGCCGCGAGGGCGACTCCTGCGGTGGCCTGATCACCTGCGTGGTGCGCCGGCCGCCGGTGGGACTGGGCATGCCGGTGTTCGACAAGCTCGAGGCCGACCTGGCCAAGGCGGTGATGTCGCTGCCGGCCACCAAGGGCTTTGAGATCGGCTCGGGCTTCGGCGGCACCCTCCTCAAGGGCAGCGAGCACAACGACGCCTTCCTGCCCACCGTTGATGGCTCCCTGCACACCGCCACCAACAACTCCGGCGGCATCCAGGGCGGCATCAGCAACGGCGAGGACATCGTGATCCGGGTGGCCTTCAAGCCCACCGCCACGATCCGCAAGGAGCAGGCCACGATCAACGCCGCAGGCGAAGCCACCACCCTGGCCGCCAAGGGCCGCCACGATCCCTGTGTGCTGCCGCGGGCCGTGCCGATGGTGGAGGCGATGGTGGCCCTGGTGCTGGCCGACCACCTGCTGCGCCAGCAGGGCCAGTGCAGCCTGTGGTGA
- a CDS encoding type II toxin-antitoxin system VapC family toxin: MILLDTHAVIWWAGGDHQRLSAAAREAIDQEIDSVRLPGGTSGLLVSAISCWEVAMLVNRGRLALSLDVERWLALLAAHPAVRLVALDPAVAAAATRLPEPFHADPADRFLVAQARALAIPLVSADSKIRSYAHVRSLW; the protein is encoded by the coding sequence GTGATCCTGCTCGACACCCATGCCGTGATCTGGTGGGCCGGTGGGGATCATCAGCGCCTCTCCGCGGCGGCACGGGAGGCCATCGATCAGGAGATCGACAGCGTCCGCCTCCCTGGTGGGACATCCGGGCTGCTTGTCTCGGCGATCAGCTGCTGGGAGGTGGCGATGCTGGTGAATCGCGGACGCCTCGCCCTCAGCCTTGATGTGGAGCGCTGGCTTGCGCTGCTGGCCGCCCACCCGGCGGTTCGGCTCGTCGCTCTGGATCCCGCCGTGGCCGCAGCGGCGACGCGCCTGCCGGAGCCGTTTCATGCGGATCCGGCCGACCGGTTTCTGGTGGCTCAGGCACGAGCGCTGGCGATTCCGCTGGTCAGTGCCGACAGCAAGATCCGCTCCTATGCCCATGTGCGCAGCCTGTGGTGA
- a CDS encoding type II toxin-antitoxin system Phd/YefM family antitoxin, which produces MSGSPRQVSKSHFKAHALELFRQVEASGEPLVVTDHGRPSIEVRPYRPAGYSDTDPLELLRGSVLRFDEPFESVGENDWEALA; this is translated from the coding sequence GTGAGCGGGTCGCCGCGGCAGGTTTCCAAATCCCACTTCAAGGCCCATGCCCTGGAACTGTTCCGGCAGGTGGAGGCAAGCGGTGAGCCCCTGGTGGTGACGGATCACGGCCGGCCCAGCATCGAGGTGCGGCCCTATCGGCCGGCTGGGTACTCCGACACTGATCCTCTCGAGCTGTTGCGCGGCTCGGTGCTCCGCTTTGACGAACCGTTCGAGTCGGTTGGGGAGAACGACTGGGAAGCCCTGGCGTGA
- a CDS encoding bifunctional 4-hydroxy-2-oxoglutarate aldolase/2-dehydro-3-deoxy-phosphogluconate aldolase, producing the protein MGDSGSGDGCADTLIRSLRRQPLLVVLRPSEPLLAIPMLERLQSLGLIHVEIAWQPQVGWAEQMAELLHRFPRLQLGAASLCDPRGVAAAAAAGCRYAVSPVLDPELLQESLRRGLLLVPGVMTASEVHRARQLGCRIVKLFPAVSVGRHHWRRLRDPLGAPLPFCIAAGGLTPADVQPWLAAGVDAVALGSGLGSALEESAGWRELLARLTSLAERQA; encoded by the coding sequence ATGGGCGATTCAGGATCAGGGGATGGCTGCGCTGACACCCTGATCCGTTCCCTGCGCCGCCAGCCCTTGCTGGTGGTGCTTCGCCCAAGCGAACCTCTGCTCGCCATTCCCATGCTGGAGCGGCTGCAAAGCCTGGGGCTGATCCATGTTGAGATCGCTTGGCAGCCGCAGGTTGGCTGGGCTGAGCAGATGGCCGAGCTGCTCCACCGCTTTCCCCGGCTGCAGCTCGGCGCGGCCTCGCTCTGCGATCCCCGGGGCGTGGCCGCTGCCGCCGCTGCCGGCTGCCGCTACGCGGTGTCTCCCGTGCTCGATCCGGAGCTGCTGCAGGAGTCTCTGCGGCGAGGCCTGCTCCTGGTGCCCGGAGTGATGACGGCCAGCGAGGTGCACCGGGCTCGGCAGCTGGGCTGCCGGATCGTGAAGCTGTTCCCGGCCGTGAGCGTCGGCCGCCACCACTGGCGCCGGCTGCGCGATCCCCTCGGCGCCCCGCTGCCCTTCTGCATCGCGGCTGGCGGACTCACCCCGGCGGACGTGCAGCCCTGGCTGGCTGCCGGCGTGGATGCGGTGGCCCTGGGCTCCGGTCTGGGATCGGCGCTGGAGGAGTCTGCTGGCTGGCGGGAGCTGCTGGCGCGTCTCACGTCCTTGGCCGAGCGGCAGGCCTGA
- the ftsH3 gene encoding ATP-dependent zinc metalloprotease FtsH3, producing the protein MNKRWRNAGLYVLLVIVMIAVGSAFLDRPDPANAPRTLRYSDFVEAVQANEISRVLISPDRGTAQVVENSGQRALVNLAPDKDLLKILTDHNVDIAVQPSREPAAWQQAVGSLFFPLLLLGGLFFLLRRAQGGGGNPAMSFGKSKARVQMEPQTQVTFGDVAGIEGAKLELTEVVDFLKNPDRFTAVGAKIPKGVLLVGPPGTGKTLLAKAVAGEAGVPFFSISGSEFVEMFVGVGASRVRDLFENAKKNAPCIVFIDEIDAVGRQRGAGLGGGNDEREQTLNQLLTEMDGFEGNTGIIIVAATNRPDVLDAALMRPGRFDRQVVVDRPDYSGRLQILEVHARGKTLAKDVDLDKVARRTPGFTGADLSNLLNEAAILAARRQLTEISMDEVNDAIERVMAGPEKKDRVMSEKRKRLVAYHEAGHALVGALMPDYDPVQKISIIPRGNAGGLTFFTPSEERMESGLYSRAYLQNQMAVALGGRVAEEIVYGEDEVTTGASNDLQQVARVARQMVTRFGMSEKLGPVALGRSQGGMFLGRDIAAERDFSEETAATIDEEVSQLVEEAYRRATDVLSNNRSVLDELAEMLVEKETVDAEELQELLVRSEVRVAEYV; encoded by the coding sequence GTGAACAAACGCTGGCGCAACGCGGGGCTTTACGTGCTGCTGGTGATCGTGATGATCGCCGTGGGCTCGGCCTTCCTGGATCGTCCCGATCCGGCCAACGCCCCCCGCACCCTGCGCTACAGCGACTTCGTGGAGGCTGTCCAAGCCAACGAGATCTCGCGCGTGCTGATCTCCCCGGACCGGGGCACCGCCCAGGTGGTGGAGAACAGCGGCCAGCGGGCCCTGGTGAACCTCGCTCCGGACAAGGACCTGCTCAAGATCCTCACCGACCACAACGTGGACATCGCCGTGCAGCCCAGCCGCGAACCGGCGGCCTGGCAGCAGGCGGTGGGCAGCCTGTTCTTCCCGCTGCTGTTGCTGGGTGGCCTGTTCTTCCTGCTGCGCCGCGCCCAGGGCGGCGGCGGCAACCCGGCGATGAGCTTCGGCAAGAGCAAGGCGCGGGTGCAGATGGAGCCCCAGACCCAGGTGACCTTCGGCGATGTGGCCGGCATCGAAGGGGCCAAGCTGGAGCTCACCGAGGTGGTGGATTTCCTCAAGAATCCCGATCGCTTCACCGCTGTCGGCGCCAAGATCCCCAAGGGTGTGCTGCTGGTGGGCCCCCCGGGCACCGGCAAGACCCTGCTGGCCAAGGCCGTGGCCGGTGAGGCGGGCGTGCCCTTCTTCTCGATCTCCGGCTCGGAGTTCGTGGAGATGTTCGTGGGCGTCGGCGCCAGCCGGGTGCGCGACCTGTTCGAGAACGCCAAGAAGAACGCCCCCTGCATCGTGTTCATCGACGAGATCGACGCCGTGGGCCGTCAGCGCGGGGCTGGACTCGGCGGCGGCAACGACGAGCGCGAGCAGACCCTCAACCAGCTGCTCACCGAGATGGACGGCTTCGAGGGCAACACCGGCATCATCATCGTGGCGGCCACCAACCGCCCCGATGTGCTGGATGCGGCGCTGATGCGTCCCGGCCGTTTCGACCGCCAGGTGGTGGTGGACCGGCCCGACTACAGCGGCCGGCTGCAGATTCTCGAGGTGCATGCCCGTGGCAAGACCCTGGCCAAGGACGTCGACCTCGACAAGGTGGCGCGCCGCACCCCCGGCTTCACCGGCGCCGATCTCTCCAACCTGCTCAACGAGGCGGCGATCCTGGCCGCCCGCCGCCAGCTCACCGAAATCTCGATGGATGAGGTGAACGACGCCATCGAACGGGTGATGGCCGGCCCGGAGAAAAAGGACCGGGTGATGAGCGAGAAGCGCAAGCGCCTGGTGGCTTACCACGAGGCCGGCCATGCCCTGGTGGGTGCCCTGATGCCCGACTACGACCCGGTGCAGAAGATCTCGATCATTCCCCGCGGCAACGCCGGCGGCCTCACCTTCTTCACCCCCTCTGAGGAGCGGATGGAATCGGGTCTCTACTCCCGCGCCTACCTGCAGAACCAGATGGCCGTGGCCCTGGGCGGACGCGTGGCTGAGGAGATTGTCTACGGGGAGGACGAAGTCACCACCGGCGCCTCCAACGACCTGCAGCAGGTGGCCCGGGTGGCGCGCCAGATGGTCACCCGTTTCGGCATGAGCGAAAAGCTTGGTCCGGTGGCTCTGGGCCGCAGCCAGGGGGGCATGTTCCTCGGCCGCGACATCGCCGCCGAGCGCGACTTCTCCGAGGAGACCGCCGCCACCATCGATGAGGAGGTAAGCCAGCTGGTGGAGGAGGCCTACCGCCGCGCCACCGACGTGCTCAGCAACAACCGCAGCGTGCTCGATGAGCTGGCCGAGATGCTGGTGGAGAAGGAGACGGTGGATGCAGAGGAGCTTCAGGAGCTGCTGGTACGCAGCGAAGTACGCGTGGCCGAGTACGTCTGA